In Eupeodes corollae chromosome 3, idEupCoro1.1, whole genome shotgun sequence, a single genomic region encodes these proteins:
- the LOC129951814 gene encoding WD repeat-containing protein 35 isoform X1, producing the protein MFVYLSKKIAIPNNVQLNSISWNKEQGYIAIAGSDGLLKVLKLEQATGNGQSKGGLAAVSNLSMNQTLDGHKAEVKVVTWNDTQQKLTSSDVDGVIMVWMLYKGSWYEEMTNDRKKSTVNGMAWTSDGTKICIVYEDGAIIVGSVDGNRIWGKELKNTHLTGVQWSPDNRLLLFSLANGECHLYDNQGNFAMKLNIQCVPLSSSRIYKIANLCWFSGKAAPNRPILAICYETGKVQLMKNENDDAPVKFDTEMKNVDAQWNHDGTVLAICGIKVDPSSKEGNQVSFYSPHGQLFRTLKVPGNQITSMAWEGQSLRIAMAVDSFIYFANIRPDYIWCYFEKTTVFLNTVHESLMNVITFWNTNSNQRFLKEVEPVMCMAACNEHCVIAVECLNTNIRDITLIGAEKKAEDKCYQLLLCNSIGTTVDSKYTDVKPNYIGINSTYVVIASNDEVLLWHYHTPKSSTNIPGAKGRKEKRFHIDDTPIGVDTKELNIKSSHENQDPISAVTISEKLLLVSRNSGLIIEYSVPNVALRTRHQTKHHVYKMAINCNSTRAALIDHGGVMTLLDLDDSKEGQLNFSRVERKDVWAICWAKDNPLLLALMEKTRMYVFRGNDPEEPIACSGYICCFEDLEITSVLLDDIISGGETQNPVNHIIQLRVKSLRDTDDLLQHVGIEDAKQFIEDNPHPRLWRLLAEAALKKLDMDTAESAFVRCANYPGIQLIKRLRNIPSETLQKAEVTAFYGEFEEAEKLYMDADRRDLSIDLRTTLCDWFRVVQLYRMGQGISDQQMETAWKEIGNHFANLRSWESAREYYEKAHHIEGLMESLYHLEQFDELKLCIDKLPDKSPLLSKIAEMMASVGMCNEAVVAYLKLGDHKAAVNTCVNLRQWGQAVDLAQKYKMPQIGVLLSKHAAQLLQEGRLPEAVELQKKAGRYLDAAHLLTKLAEREVNKKANLLRVKKLYVLAGLLAEEHMRTLSTRQNIRFDRTNILAEMSTEDSNLIRRIWHSAEAYHFMLLAQRQLRFGIVHSAVITALRLRDYEDVLSIEDIFSLLALASCADRSFATCSIAFIKLESLDLVSEKCKQEYEELAVSIFCKNEPIDHKMDLVQCYSCQTPVADCLPSCSNCGAHFPACISSGKPITQPSNVWMCGRCHHCASPMEITRHRTCPLCHNLNAASGFEL; encoded by the exons atgtttgtttatttaagtaaaaag ATTGCAATACCAAATAATGTCCAGTTGAATAGTATTTCATGGAATAAGGAGCAAGGTTACATTGCTATTGCTGGTTCTGATGGCTTGTTAAAAGTCCTTAAGCTAGAACAAG CAACAGGAAACGGACAAAGCAAAGGAGGATTGGCAGCTGTGAGCAACTTGTCCATGAACCAAACACTTGATGGCCACAAAGctgaagttaaagttgttaCTTGGAACGACACACAGCAGAAACTTACATCGTCCGATGTAGATGGAGTAATTATGGTATGGATGCTCTATAAAGGTTCCTGGTATGAGGAAATGACAAATGATCGAAAAAAATCCACTGTCAATGGAATGGCATGGACCTCGGATGgaactaaaatttgtattgtgtATGAAGATGGTGCTATTATAGTTG GTTCTGTGGATGGTAATAGAATATGGGGAaaggaattaaaaaacacacactTAACTGGAGTTCAATGGAGCCCTGATAATCGACTTTTACTTTTCAGTTTAGCAAATGGCGAATGTCACCTGTATGATAATCAAGGCAATTTTGCT ATGAAACTCAACATTCAATGCGTACCACTAAGTTCGAGCCGCATCTATAAAATTGCTAACCTTTGTTGGTTTAGTGGCAAAGCTGCTCCCAATCGTCCAATCTTAGCTATTTGTTATGAAACAGGAAAAGTGCAGttgatgaaaaatgaaaatgatgatg CACCTGTTAAATTTGATACCGAAATGAAAAACGTTGATGCTCAATGGAACCACGATGGCACTGTTTTAGCTATTTGTGGAATTAAAGTCGACCCCAGTTCGAAGGAAGGCAATCAAGTTTCGTTCTACTCACCACACGGACAATTATTTCGGACACTGAAAGTGCCAGGCAATCAAATAACATCAATGGCTTGGGAAGGTCAATCGCTTCGTATTGCAATGGCAGTCgattcatttatttactttGCCAATATCCGACCCGATTATATATGGTGCTACTTTGAGAAGACTACAGTGTTTCTTAATACAGTGCATGAGTCCTTAATGAATGTGATTACGTTTTGGAACACTAATTCAAATcag cgcTTTTTAAAAGAAGTCGAACCGGTGATGTGTATGGCTGCTTGTAACGAGCACTGTGTCATTGCAGTTGAGtgtttgaatacaaatattcGAGACATAACTTTAATAGGAGCTGAGAAAAAAGCCGAGGATAAATGTTATCAACTTCTGTTGTGTAACTCAATAGGAACAACTGTTGACT CCAAGTATACTGATGTAAAACCAAACTACATAGGAATAAATTCTACGTACGTGGTTATTGCTTCAAATGACGAAGTTCTTCTCTGGCACTATCATACTCCTAAG AGCTCAACCAACATTCCAGGAGCAAAAGGCAGAAAAGAAAAACGATTTCATATCGACGACACACCTATTGGCGTTGATACAAaggaattaaatataaaatcatcaCATGAGAACCAAGACCCGATTTCTGCTGTAACTATATCAGAAAAGCTCCTCTTAGTTTCAAGAAATTCTGGACTTATCATTGAATATAGTGTTCCAAATGTTGCTCTTCGAACGCGACATCAAACTAAGCATCACGTTTATAAAATGGCCATCAACTGTAATTCAAC CCGAGCAGCTCTGATTGATCATGGTGGTGTTATGACTCTATTGGATCTAGATGACAGCAAAGAAGGTCAGCTGAATTTTAGTCGGGTTGAGCGAAAAGATGTATGGGCAATTTGCTGGGCTAAGGACAATCCTCTGCTCCTGGCATTAATGGAGAAAACACGAATGTATGTTTTTCGAGGGAATGATCCGGAAGAGCCAATTGCTTGCTCAGGCTACATATGTTGTTTTGAAGATCTCGAAATCACAAGTGTTTTGCTTGATGACATAATAAGTGGTGGTGAAACTCAAAACCCCGTTAATCACATAATTCAGCTTCGAGTAAAATCCTTGCGAGATACTGATGATTTACTTCAACATGTAGGAATAGAAGATGCCAAGCAGTTCATAGAAGATAATCCGCATCCAAGACTTTGGCGATTATTAGCTGAAGCAGCTTTAAAAAAACTCGATATGGACACAGCAGAAAGTGCATTCGTTCGATGTGCAAATTATCCAGGTATTCAGTTGATAAAACGGCTTAGAAATATACCTTCCGAGACTCTTCAAAAGGCAGAAGTTACTGCTTTTTATGGTGAATTTGAAGAAGCAGAGAAACTATATATGGATGCCGATagaag gGATTTGTCTATTGACTTACGCACAACATTGTGCGATTGGTTTAGAGTTGTGCAACTCTATCGAATGGGTCAAGGAATATCCGATCAACAAATGGAAACGGCTTGGAAAGAAATTGGCAATCATTTTGCAAATCTTCGTTCATG GGAAAGTGCAAGAGAGTATTATGAAAAAGCTCATCACATTGAAGGTCTAATGGAATCACTCTACCATTTAGAACAATTCGACGAACTTAAGCTTTGTATTGATAAACTGCCAGACAAGAGTCCATTGTTATCTAAAATTGCTGAAATGATGGCTTCCGTGG GAATGTGTAATGAAGCTGTTGTCGCATACTTAAAACTAGGAGATCACAAAGCAGCTGTAAATACATGTGTAAACCTTCGTCAGTGGGGTCAAGCAGTTGACCTAGCACAGAAATATAAAATGCCACAAATAGGTGTTCTTTTGTCAAAACACGCGGCACAACTATTGCAAGAAGGACGATTGCCTGAGGCCGTTGAATTACAAAAGAAAGCTGGGAGATACTTAGATGCAGCCCATCTTTTGACCAAACTAGCCGAACGGGAAGTCAATAAGAAGGCAAATTTGTTAAGAGTGAAGAAGTTGTATGTTCTTGCGGGGCTCTTAGCTGAGGAACACATGCGGACATTGAGTACAAGGCAAAACATTCGATTTGACCGTACTAATATTTTGGCAGAGATGTCAACAGAGGATTCTAACTTAATAAGGCGTATTTGGCACAGCGCAGAAGCATATCATTTTATGCTACTGGCGCAGCGACAATTGCGTTTTGGGATTGTGCATAGCGCGGTAATAACAGCACTGAGATTACGCGACTACGAAGATGTGCTCAGCATTGAAGATATTTTCAGTTTATTGGCATTAGCTAGTTGTGCAGACCGTTCTTTTG ctaCTTGCTCAATTGCATTTATCAAATTGGAGTCCTTGGATTTGGTGTcagaaaaatgtaaacaagAATACGAGGAACTTGCTGTTAGTatcttttgtaaaaatgaaCCTATTGATCATAAAATGGACCTGGTGCAGTGTTACTCTTGTCAAACTCCTGTTGCCGATTG TTTACCAT
- the LOC129951814 gene encoding WD repeat-containing protein 35 isoform X2: MFVYLSKKIAIPNNVQLNSISWNKEQGYIAIAGSDGLLKVLKLEQGNGQSKGGLAAVSNLSMNQTLDGHKAEVKVVTWNDTQQKLTSSDVDGVIMVWMLYKGSWYEEMTNDRKKSTVNGMAWTSDGTKICIVYEDGAIIVGSVDGNRIWGKELKNTHLTGVQWSPDNRLLLFSLANGECHLYDNQGNFAMKLNIQCVPLSSSRIYKIANLCWFSGKAAPNRPILAICYETGKVQLMKNENDDAPVKFDTEMKNVDAQWNHDGTVLAICGIKVDPSSKEGNQVSFYSPHGQLFRTLKVPGNQITSMAWEGQSLRIAMAVDSFIYFANIRPDYIWCYFEKTTVFLNTVHESLMNVITFWNTNSNQRFLKEVEPVMCMAACNEHCVIAVECLNTNIRDITLIGAEKKAEDKCYQLLLCNSIGTTVDSKYTDVKPNYIGINSTYVVIASNDEVLLWHYHTPKSSTNIPGAKGRKEKRFHIDDTPIGVDTKELNIKSSHENQDPISAVTISEKLLLVSRNSGLIIEYSVPNVALRTRHQTKHHVYKMAINCNSTRAALIDHGGVMTLLDLDDSKEGQLNFSRVERKDVWAICWAKDNPLLLALMEKTRMYVFRGNDPEEPIACSGYICCFEDLEITSVLLDDIISGGETQNPVNHIIQLRVKSLRDTDDLLQHVGIEDAKQFIEDNPHPRLWRLLAEAALKKLDMDTAESAFVRCANYPGIQLIKRLRNIPSETLQKAEVTAFYGEFEEAEKLYMDADRRDLSIDLRTTLCDWFRVVQLYRMGQGISDQQMETAWKEIGNHFANLRSWESAREYYEKAHHIEGLMESLYHLEQFDELKLCIDKLPDKSPLLSKIAEMMASVGMCNEAVVAYLKLGDHKAAVNTCVNLRQWGQAVDLAQKYKMPQIGVLLSKHAAQLLQEGRLPEAVELQKKAGRYLDAAHLLTKLAEREVNKKANLLRVKKLYVLAGLLAEEHMRTLSTRQNIRFDRTNILAEMSTEDSNLIRRIWHSAEAYHFMLLAQRQLRFGIVHSAVITALRLRDYEDVLSIEDIFSLLALASCADRSFATCSIAFIKLESLDLVSEKCKQEYEELAVSIFCKNEPIDHKMDLVQCYSCQTPVADCLPSCSNCGAHFPACISSGKPITQPSNVWMCGRCHHCASPMEITRHRTCPLCHNLNAASGFEL, encoded by the exons atgtttgtttatttaagtaaaaag ATTGCAATACCAAATAATGTCCAGTTGAATAGTATTTCATGGAATAAGGAGCAAGGTTACATTGCTATTGCTGGTTCTGATGGCTTGTTAAAAGTCCTTAAGCTAGAACAAG GAAACGGACAAAGCAAAGGAGGATTGGCAGCTGTGAGCAACTTGTCCATGAACCAAACACTTGATGGCCACAAAGctgaagttaaagttgttaCTTGGAACGACACACAGCAGAAACTTACATCGTCCGATGTAGATGGAGTAATTATGGTATGGATGCTCTATAAAGGTTCCTGGTATGAGGAAATGACAAATGATCGAAAAAAATCCACTGTCAATGGAATGGCATGGACCTCGGATGgaactaaaatttgtattgtgtATGAAGATGGTGCTATTATAGTTG GTTCTGTGGATGGTAATAGAATATGGGGAaaggaattaaaaaacacacactTAACTGGAGTTCAATGGAGCCCTGATAATCGACTTTTACTTTTCAGTTTAGCAAATGGCGAATGTCACCTGTATGATAATCAAGGCAATTTTGCT ATGAAACTCAACATTCAATGCGTACCACTAAGTTCGAGCCGCATCTATAAAATTGCTAACCTTTGTTGGTTTAGTGGCAAAGCTGCTCCCAATCGTCCAATCTTAGCTATTTGTTATGAAACAGGAAAAGTGCAGttgatgaaaaatgaaaatgatgatg CACCTGTTAAATTTGATACCGAAATGAAAAACGTTGATGCTCAATGGAACCACGATGGCACTGTTTTAGCTATTTGTGGAATTAAAGTCGACCCCAGTTCGAAGGAAGGCAATCAAGTTTCGTTCTACTCACCACACGGACAATTATTTCGGACACTGAAAGTGCCAGGCAATCAAATAACATCAATGGCTTGGGAAGGTCAATCGCTTCGTATTGCAATGGCAGTCgattcatttatttactttGCCAATATCCGACCCGATTATATATGGTGCTACTTTGAGAAGACTACAGTGTTTCTTAATACAGTGCATGAGTCCTTAATGAATGTGATTACGTTTTGGAACACTAATTCAAATcag cgcTTTTTAAAAGAAGTCGAACCGGTGATGTGTATGGCTGCTTGTAACGAGCACTGTGTCATTGCAGTTGAGtgtttgaatacaaatattcGAGACATAACTTTAATAGGAGCTGAGAAAAAAGCCGAGGATAAATGTTATCAACTTCTGTTGTGTAACTCAATAGGAACAACTGTTGACT CCAAGTATACTGATGTAAAACCAAACTACATAGGAATAAATTCTACGTACGTGGTTATTGCTTCAAATGACGAAGTTCTTCTCTGGCACTATCATACTCCTAAG AGCTCAACCAACATTCCAGGAGCAAAAGGCAGAAAAGAAAAACGATTTCATATCGACGACACACCTATTGGCGTTGATACAAaggaattaaatataaaatcatcaCATGAGAACCAAGACCCGATTTCTGCTGTAACTATATCAGAAAAGCTCCTCTTAGTTTCAAGAAATTCTGGACTTATCATTGAATATAGTGTTCCAAATGTTGCTCTTCGAACGCGACATCAAACTAAGCATCACGTTTATAAAATGGCCATCAACTGTAATTCAAC CCGAGCAGCTCTGATTGATCATGGTGGTGTTATGACTCTATTGGATCTAGATGACAGCAAAGAAGGTCAGCTGAATTTTAGTCGGGTTGAGCGAAAAGATGTATGGGCAATTTGCTGGGCTAAGGACAATCCTCTGCTCCTGGCATTAATGGAGAAAACACGAATGTATGTTTTTCGAGGGAATGATCCGGAAGAGCCAATTGCTTGCTCAGGCTACATATGTTGTTTTGAAGATCTCGAAATCACAAGTGTTTTGCTTGATGACATAATAAGTGGTGGTGAAACTCAAAACCCCGTTAATCACATAATTCAGCTTCGAGTAAAATCCTTGCGAGATACTGATGATTTACTTCAACATGTAGGAATAGAAGATGCCAAGCAGTTCATAGAAGATAATCCGCATCCAAGACTTTGGCGATTATTAGCTGAAGCAGCTTTAAAAAAACTCGATATGGACACAGCAGAAAGTGCATTCGTTCGATGTGCAAATTATCCAGGTATTCAGTTGATAAAACGGCTTAGAAATATACCTTCCGAGACTCTTCAAAAGGCAGAAGTTACTGCTTTTTATGGTGAATTTGAAGAAGCAGAGAAACTATATATGGATGCCGATagaag gGATTTGTCTATTGACTTACGCACAACATTGTGCGATTGGTTTAGAGTTGTGCAACTCTATCGAATGGGTCAAGGAATATCCGATCAACAAATGGAAACGGCTTGGAAAGAAATTGGCAATCATTTTGCAAATCTTCGTTCATG GGAAAGTGCAAGAGAGTATTATGAAAAAGCTCATCACATTGAAGGTCTAATGGAATCACTCTACCATTTAGAACAATTCGACGAACTTAAGCTTTGTATTGATAAACTGCCAGACAAGAGTCCATTGTTATCTAAAATTGCTGAAATGATGGCTTCCGTGG GAATGTGTAATGAAGCTGTTGTCGCATACTTAAAACTAGGAGATCACAAAGCAGCTGTAAATACATGTGTAAACCTTCGTCAGTGGGGTCAAGCAGTTGACCTAGCACAGAAATATAAAATGCCACAAATAGGTGTTCTTTTGTCAAAACACGCGGCACAACTATTGCAAGAAGGACGATTGCCTGAGGCCGTTGAATTACAAAAGAAAGCTGGGAGATACTTAGATGCAGCCCATCTTTTGACCAAACTAGCCGAACGGGAAGTCAATAAGAAGGCAAATTTGTTAAGAGTGAAGAAGTTGTATGTTCTTGCGGGGCTCTTAGCTGAGGAACACATGCGGACATTGAGTACAAGGCAAAACATTCGATTTGACCGTACTAATATTTTGGCAGAGATGTCAACAGAGGATTCTAACTTAATAAGGCGTATTTGGCACAGCGCAGAAGCATATCATTTTATGCTACTGGCGCAGCGACAATTGCGTTTTGGGATTGTGCATAGCGCGGTAATAACAGCACTGAGATTACGCGACTACGAAGATGTGCTCAGCATTGAAGATATTTTCAGTTTATTGGCATTAGCTAGTTGTGCAGACCGTTCTTTTG ctaCTTGCTCAATTGCATTTATCAAATTGGAGTCCTTGGATTTGGTGTcagaaaaatgtaaacaagAATACGAGGAACTTGCTGTTAGTatcttttgtaaaaatgaaCCTATTGATCATAAAATGGACCTGGTGCAGTGTTACTCTTGTCAAACTCCTGTTGCCGATTG TTTACCAT